A single region of the Paraburkholderia sprentiae WSM5005 genome encodes:
- the rsmB gene encoding 16S rRNA (cytosine(967)-C(5))-methyltransferase RsmB — protein sequence MTSKPSSRSASSSARSRESHLSALHLSPESLGFALDCAAQAVGAVRLGAALPAALQSVFVAVPEGNAAAARGAVQDLAYRTMRRLATAEWLIAKLVKKAPPPHVAHVLACALALLIDDEASAAYTPFTVVDQTVSAIGARRQFAFAKGLVNAVLRNFLRERDTLLTALQADEVARWNYPAWWIDAVKRAWPEAWQAVLAAGNAQGPLTLRVNARHSTVDAYLQVLQRQQIAASKAGEHAVTLAAPMPVERIPGFSEGVVSVQDAGAQLAAQWLGVRDGMRVLDACAAPGGKTGHLLELASIELVALESDASRARRIGENLRRLKLEAEVRIGDAGNPAQWHDDLDQPFDRILADVPCSASGIVRRHPDIRWLRRQSDIAALVAEQRRILGALWPLVKPGGELLYVTCSIFPEEGELQARWFGNQHQDAVRLDAPGQLLPSVARAPADPSAGSHAGRPAEISAGTNSDHDGFFYARFQKR from the coding sequence ATGACTTCAAAGCCTTCTTCGCGTTCTGCTTCCTCGTCGGCGCGTTCGCGCGAATCCCATTTGTCGGCGCTGCATCTGTCGCCCGAATCGCTCGGGTTTGCGCTCGACTGCGCCGCTCAGGCCGTCGGTGCCGTGCGTCTCGGCGCGGCCTTGCCCGCCGCGCTGCAGAGCGTCTTCGTGGCGGTGCCCGAGGGCAACGCTGCAGCAGCGCGCGGCGCCGTGCAGGACCTCGCCTACCGCACGATGCGGCGTCTGGCGACTGCCGAGTGGCTGATCGCGAAGCTCGTGAAAAAAGCGCCGCCGCCGCACGTCGCACATGTGCTCGCGTGCGCGCTCGCACTGCTCATCGACGACGAAGCGAGCGCCGCCTATACGCCGTTCACGGTCGTCGACCAGACGGTCAGCGCGATCGGCGCGCGTCGGCAGTTCGCGTTCGCCAAGGGCCTCGTCAACGCGGTGCTCCGTAACTTCTTACGCGAGCGCGACACGCTGCTCACCGCCTTGCAAGCCGACGAAGTGGCGCGCTGGAACTATCCGGCGTGGTGGATCGACGCGGTGAAACGCGCATGGCCCGAGGCGTGGCAAGCGGTGCTGGCCGCCGGCAACGCCCAAGGTCCGCTGACGTTGCGCGTGAACGCGCGCCATTCGACCGTCGACGCCTATCTGCAAGTGCTGCAACGCCAGCAGATCGCCGCAAGCAAGGCTGGCGAGCACGCGGTCACGCTCGCTGCGCCAATGCCAGTCGAGCGCATTCCGGGCTTTAGCGAAGGCGTGGTGTCCGTACAGGACGCAGGTGCGCAACTCGCCGCGCAATGGCTCGGCGTGCGTGACGGCATGCGCGTGCTCGATGCGTGCGCGGCCCCTGGCGGCAAGACCGGTCATCTGCTCGAACTCGCCAGCATTGAACTGGTCGCGCTCGAAAGCGATGCGTCGCGCGCGCGCCGCATCGGCGAAAACCTGCGGCGTCTGAAGCTCGAAGCGGAAGTGCGCATCGGCGACGCGGGCAACCCCGCGCAATGGCACGACGACCTCGACCAGCCATTCGACCGCATCCTCGCCGACGTGCCGTGCTCGGCGTCGGGCATCGTGCGGCGACATCCGGATATTCGCTGGCTGCGTCGCCAGTCCGATATCGCCGCGCTCGTCGCCGAACAGCGCCGCATTCTCGGCGCGCTGTGGCCGCTGGTGAAACCAGGCGGCGAGCTGCTTTACGTGACGTGTTCCATCTTCCCTGAAGAGGGCGAGTTGCAGGCACGGTGGTTTGGAAACCAGCATCAGGATGCGGTACGATTGGACGCGCCGGGGCAGCTTTTACCCTCTGTTGCCCGCGCGCCCGCCGACCCATCGGCCGGTTCTCATGCTGGACGACCCGCTGAAATCAGCGCCGGCACGAACTCAGACCACGACGGATTTTTCTACGCGCGCTTTCAGAAACGGTGA